GTCGACGCAAACGGACGGTGGGACCGTCGGGTTGATTGCGAACTCCTGAATATCCAAGTCCAAAAGGATCGTTATCCGGTTCTATCTGAGTAAACTCTTCGGGAGTGAGGTCATTGTGGCCTTCGTCCTCAAGCTGGTAATTGTCCAGATTCTCTTCAATAGTCAAGTTTGCCACAACAGGCTCTGCCATACTAATGAACGTCTCATTCAAATCTGGCACTATTTCGGGGACGATCGCATCATCGGGAGCGACCTCTTCGACGTCAGCAGGCTGTTTCGCTTCAATCGTAGCGATCGCTTCTTCGATGGACTCCAATGTGTCGAACTCATCGCCCCACTCGCTCCAATAAGGTCGTGTCTCGGGGACGGGCTCCTCGAAGAACCAAGGTGGGGGTGAATACTTAACCGGAAAATCATATCCGCCACTCGGTTGCCCCAAGGTATCCACTATTTCTCCCTTGACATGCGCATTTCGCAAAAACTCTTGATCCCGGTAGTGCCGGTTCCACGGAGAATCGGCTTCTCGGTCATAACCTTCATCCGGCTGAGTTGGTGCCATCTCGGGTACGACCGCGTCCTCCGGCTCGGCTAACGGGTTCTCATGCTCGATGGCAACCGTCTCCATGCTTGCCATTACGGACCTATATGGGCTCGAGTGAACATATATGAGTATTTCAGTCAATCAATGAACGTAACAAAAACATAACTGAAATAGatggaaaaaaattggacaaagTAGAGATTATACTTACAGTGATTGATGGATGGTATCCGTTAATGGCATAAACACACGCATGCTAACAGTGAGGTTTGACACATAAAGGGTAGGGTAGGctaatggctaaaggctcccatcacaacgaaatgatgtaccgcccccaaaaaCGCCGACAGCATAATCGGGCCGGGGCACATATTTCGAGAtgatgagcgggatcagaaatgatcgtgccaattgcggacttgcgtatggcccaatctatttctgacACCTCCTAAGGATTTCCTAGGGTCGCAGTCcgggtttgaccactggatgtgtgtgcaaaaagtgttgtgtatgaaaaacatgcatagcggggtatatcaaacatcgcttctatatacatatagaaaacatacattcctacgacTCCCCGCAAAACAAATATGTGAACAATCACTCCGCCCCTTATGACTCCCAACCCGCATGAACATCTAATTACAAAATTAGCAGATTAACCCGATTTTTTAACAACATAGCAAAATGGTgatcaaattaggaaacaatcaactggttattacggcctaagtctacatagatttttaacctatttgtccccggtggagtcgccaagctgtcgcgatctcgccttcggcctcccgtggagagggtccggcggggtttagaggtattgccataaaTCAATGgcatggactctcccaagtcctacctcgcgtgacattggatttcttttactgattagcaaattaaagtgctattaagagtcgccactagcctattggggtcggctagaaaccaatcgagacgcgggagggttatctcaattcctacacaaccagagcttctaggttcggggacttgtttacgctaactagataattagcgccctttcggtacctaaccagttgatatttcttaaggtgaccacacattctgcatatcattttaaactcacCAGGTATCTaacaagtactaaatgatcatgcataatgtttttccgtcatttcgtgcaattacctatttatccttaacctagtatatagggaaagcgattaacgagcaatttttcaaaagacagtgttataaacactcaatcagataaatatgccaaataaaaatcaggataagcacatgcggaccaaatctataatggcgatatttaaacaaacaacttcgactcgaaggtcgaattacaacaattATCAGACCGGAttgacatcggtcttcaatcaacgccaattttaggcttaaaattcacattagggataaaaaggtcaaagaaaccatttttctaattttctgaaatttttctgatttttttgaatttttatttatttttatttatttatttattatttttatttttattttttcattaattattatttattattattattattttttaataagggaccgggtccgggtcgggtcctcggacccggacctggatcGAGTCGTCgggcccggtccggtccgcgggAGAAACCCAGGCACGAGCCCGAAGGATAAAAAAGAAATCCCAGGCCCAATCTTCTTTAGTTCATCCGAATTGggcttcaacattttttttctttggcccaGCCTCTTCACGCCCAAACCAAAGCACGGGCCCGGCagcttttctgttttctttcatgCCAGCCCATCCGaattccttctccttttattttcagCCCAACCGCTTAGGCCCCCTTTTTTATTCTCGCAGCCCAATccactcttcttttctttttctcagccCGTTCACCCAGCCCACTCCTTCAACCTTCAACTAGGCCAGCCCATccgctcctcttcttcttctctctttttacgCCAGCCCAGCCAGCAGCCCACTAGCCTTCATTTCAACCACTTGACCCATCAGAATCAGCCCAaatctcttccttttattttctttttcgccaGCCCACTCTCCTCTTCAACCTTCAATTCGTCAGTCCATCCAAGAAGCCCAAATCAGTCAACAAAAGCGTGAATCAGCCCCCCCTTATTACTCTTCATCGTCTCCTCCGTGCATGCTCCATCTCTCCGCAACCAGGACGGCGACTCTGCACTTCCGACGCCAACCAAGCTCCGCCGCTCGCCTTGCCGCCGCATCGCCGGAACCACTCGCCACCGTCACTAGCTCTCACTCCGCGGACTTCTTGGACCCCGACCGACTCTACTCGAGCCGGCGTCGCCGAGCGTTGACGTTTGCGTCGCCGCAGCCCGAGCTCGAATCACTTCTATTCATCCTCGCGTCGCCCGGGCTCGCATCGCCattgttcggactcgcgtcgcctaagttcggattCGCGTCGCCTTTGTTCGGACTCGcatcgcctaagttcggactcgcgtcgccttcgttcggactcgcgtcgccatcgttcggactcgcgtcgccatcgttcggactcgcgtcgcctaagttcggactcgcgtcgcctaagttcgctCGAGCACGACACAGATCTTCCGACGTCGCCAGCCCACGATCATCGCACCACTATTGGTTCAAGCTCACGCGCCACCTTCGATCCGTTGACGCCGCGTGGTTGCAAGCATCGTCCATATCTTCTCACCCAAAAACTCTTCGtttattttcctcttcccttGCGTATCTACAACACTCGGCGCTCGTCTCACCAAGATGTCTCCTTGTCGCCCAAGACTCTTTCTGTTCACTGcgccctttactttttttttttttttttttttttttttttcaatcaaactAAAGCACTCTGTTTCCTCAAGAGCTTGGTCATACGTCTCGCTCTTCTTCCTTTAGTCCAGACTAATAGGCGACGAAAACCGAACAGTGATCGggaacgagacaaaaaaaactagagaaatGCTTAAGTACTTAACTAATCAGTAGAGTATGAGGAACAAGCGTGAACCCGTGTGCGAAAAAAAATGATCTCAACTCATGAACCCAAAATAGGGGATTAACCGGGACAAGCAACGCGTGGGCTGGCCTAAGATTGACTATCAAAAGCAACTATAGCAGAGTACATGCCATGGGAATTAACTAGAGAACTCGCCGGACCGGACAAATTAACAGCCACGGCCCGGCGAGCTTGCAAGTGCAACACAGAGTACTAGATGGCCGAGGGAGTACTGACCTATTCTCAAGTCGAAGCGACACTGTGGGAAGGTGCGACGGCAGATGGGTGGTGCGAAACTTTCCCCTTCGTTGGTGCGGATTACCTGCGTTTTCAACAGAggtctcttcctcctccctcaagctctcattctcttttttttttttttgaccgaaCCTCACTCTCTGGGCtgccttctcttcttttttggaaCCCCCACTTCTCTTTTTAGTCGAACGGACCAACCAACGGCCtgcccctcctctctcttttatgcTCATTCTGCCTCCTTCCCCAAACTTGCATGCGTGGACGAGCGTAGAATCCGGTTGATGGAGACGTGGGTTGGTGAGAGACCACGTGAGGTGTgcggtgaaaatgaaagtgacgTGATTGTGTGCAGGTGAGTGTAGAGATATTCACGTATGGGAAATGGCTGaaggaaagaagaataaaagagagaggtGGGCTGTGGggggaaacaaaacaaagatggtctgaagaaaaataagaaagggagatgggctgagaaataaaaggaaatggtGGGCTGAGGAGAAAATGGGCTGAGGAAGAGAATTGCCCAACTGGGCTGCACGTGGGTGGGCTACGcgtgaaaacaaaataaaaagctgTGGGCTCGGGTTTCGACCCGAATCAAGCTGGCCCGAATCAAGCCGTGAGGGCTTTCGATGGTATGAGCAAGAATGTCCTCGGTGAGGCTAAACTAGAAGTGTTAATTGGGCCTTCCAAGTTCTCAATGACGTTTCAAGTTCTGGACATtccatcttccttcaacatgttGCTGggtagaccgtggattcatatgGCCGGGGCTGTCCCCTCAAGCCTCCATCAGAAGGTTCGATTTATTGATAACGGTCAAATGATAACGGTTAATGGAGAAATGGACATGCGACTTCCCGAGGGAGTTGTCGTCTCATACATTCCGCCTAGGGCTGAAGAAGAAGCCAGTTATCATACATTCGAACCGGTATCAACAATACATGTCCCGGAAGATGTTGTCGCTCAACCTCCGTCGCTATCCGGCCCCGCCCTTATGTCTAGCAGAGTGTTGCTTCAATACGGACATATCCCTGGAGAAGGTTTGGGATTGTATGGTCAAGGCATCACCGAACCCATTCGTGTAGAACCGGATAATGGTCCTTTCGGACTTGGTTATTCGGGAAGCCGTAACCGATCCGACGGCCCCACGGCTCGTCTGTTTCGACGTAGGCGTCGTAATGCAGCTAATCCTTACCCATCTCCCACCTGGTATAGACGCTATGGTCGAGGAAGTCGGGGCAACCAGGAAGGTCGCATGGATAATGCCGCTTGCACGGTGGTGGGTGAAAGTTCCGTAGCTTGACCCATTGGAAATCCCCTCAAGTTGTTTTTTCCCCGTCCGCCCAAAATGTTAGATGACACAAGCCTCTCTAACTTAGAAGGGATTGCACAACTGTTTGAAGAACACGGTACCGACACCGTCATCACACCCGCTGATGTTGACGCCTTCTTTGAAGAACAGACTCCCAAGGTTGAGCCTATCGATTCTCAGAAGATTATTCCGGATGAGCCTCCGGCATCCGAGGACGTGGAGTCGTCAGGCGGTTCTCCCGACTCTCCCGAGTAGGATCatgggtttgtttgttttttgtcaTGTATATATGTTTTTCCCGCTCCCGCCAAGGACTGTGTTTCTGATGTGCTAACCGTTTTTTGGATACCCCCAGGTCTCGAGCCGTTGGCTTGGGGGAAGTACATGTTGTAATGCGGCTCCCAGTTAAATAAAACGAgcacatgtttattaaggacgtgtgaaaGTATCTTGCCGGTCCCATGACGATGCAATTATGAGCCTAAGTATAAGCCTGAGGACTGGACTTTCACACGCTTCCTagttttggctttttcaaaaaaaatccgGATGACCCGATGATATGAGGGTATTTCCCGGGGCTTAcctatttgaaaaatgtttttgtaaaTCTGCTTTCAAAAACACACTTTTTCGCTTTTTGTttatatgtcattgaaatgaattaaccTTTCTGCATCGTGTCTCGggcatagcattcttcatattcataatAAGAGCACATGTGACTCGGATTCGCCGAGCGACGATTCTTGGGACTCGGGCAGCGATAGTGATGATCTAAAAGGGATTGAGATCGAATGGAGTCGCCACGAGGAGTCAGAGCCGTTGACAACTGAACCGACGGTGACGGTGAATTTGGGTGCTGAAGATAATATCCGAGAGACCAAAATCGGGACGGGGTTACGGGAAACAGAAGCCGCCAGATTGGTCAgccttcttcaagagtttcggGATGTATTCGCTTGGTCGTACACCGACATGCCAGGATTGGATCCGGATATTGTGCAGCATGCACTACCGACTAACCCGGATATACCGCCGAAGAAACAacggttgagaaggacaaagcccgagttgtctaaaaagattgaggaggaagtaatgaagctcccgaaagtcgatttcattgaagtcgctcattacccggattggatagcgaatatcgtcccggtaatgaagaaagacgggagagtcggggtgtgcgtTAACTATCGTGATCTGAATAAGGCCAGCCCCAAAGATGACTTCCCGCtcccgcatattgacgtgctagtTGATAGTACGGCTGGGTTTGAgcttttctccttcatggatggtttttctggttataaccagattcggatgaaagaagaagatagaagcaaaacttcttttataaccccatggggaactttttgctatagagtcatgcctttcggtctgaaaaatgcgggtgccacgtatcaaagagccatggtggccttgttccatgatatgatgcacaatgaaattgaagtatacgtcgatgacatgatcgcgAAGTCAAGATTAGGCAAAGACCATGTTGCGATTCTCCGCAAGCTATTCGAGCGCCTACGTAAATACCAATTACGCCTCAATCCCGCAAAGTGCGTATTTGGAGCAAGGTCCGGGAAATTATTGGGCTTCATGGTCAGTAGTAGGGGCATTGAGATTGATCCGTCCAAGGTGAAAGCCATATGCGAGCCGCGACCCCCGTCTTCCGTGAAGGAAGTTCGCGGTTCTTTGGGGAGATTGaactatgtggcaagattcatatcccaGCTATCAGAGAGCGCcaggccatttttcaagcttctcaagaagaatgcaaagattGTATGGGATATTGAATGTCGGACCGCTTTCCTGAAAATTCAGCATTATCCGACCCATTCCCCTGTTCCGGTTCCGCCTGTTCCTGGTGTACCTTTAATCCTTTATCCGACCATCCACaaggagtccttgggagctgtATTGGTGCGTAAAAGACCATCGGATGGAAAAGAATGCGCAATATACTATCTTAGCAAGAAATTCTCCGATTCTAAAACCAATTACTCGGAGGTCGAGAAGACTTGTGTAGCTTTAGTTTGGGTATTACATGGGCTGCGGCAGTATACCCTTCACCATCAGATTATGTTAaccaccgaatgtgatcccaTCAACTATTTGCTAGAAAAACCGGCGTTGGTTGGAAAATTGGCCAAGTGGCAAATTCTTATTTCCGAGTTCGATGTGCAGACCATGACACAGAAGTCGGTGAAAGTTCGAGCAATAGCAGACATGTTAGCAGAGAATGCTGCGGGACCGCAGGCGGGAGATGAGATAGACCCTCTTGATGACCGTGTTTTATTGGTCACTGCAGAAAGGTGGATCATGTACTTCGACGGAGCCGTTAACTTATCCGGATCCGGCACAGGGGCGGTCCTTATCTCCCCGGATGGCCAGCACTATCCAATAGCTgccaagttattgtttccgtgcaccaataacatcgcTGAATACGAGGCCCGCATTCTCGGGTTGCAGGCTGCCATGGAGATGGAAATCCGAAGACCGGAGGTTTATGGCGACTCTGCTCTCATTATCCTTCGGACGGAAGGCAAGTGGAAAACTCGTGACCCGAAGTTAATCCCATATCACGAGTTTCTGGAAGATATAATCGAAGAGTTCGATGAGATagcgttcgagtatcttccCAGAGCCCTGAACCGGTTCGCAGACGCGTTGGCCACCTTATCCTCAATGTTCCAAGTGACTGCAGGTTCGGACATCGAGCCATTGAGAATCGAAATCTTGAAGCATTCTGCTTATTccatgctaatagaagaagaggcaGATGGAGAACCATGGTATCAAGATATTAAGGTCTACCTGCAGACTAGAAAATTTCCCGAGAGCAGTGAAGCAACCGACAGGAAATATCCGATGAAACTGtcttcaaagtttttcctcGGCAGCGATACGTTGTACAAGAGGTCATATGACTCCGTTCTCCCGAGGTGCGTTGATGCCAAGGAAGCAAATCAGTTGATGACTGAAATTCATGAGGGTGAATGTGGTccccatatgaatggccacttgttgagtaagaagatcatgagattgggatattcttggctcaccttggaagccgattgtattcagcatgttcgTTCCTGCCATCGGTGTCGGGTCTATGGAGATAGAATCGCTGCTCCTCCCAATGAGTTGCACCGGATGTCCGAGGCgtggcctttctcaatgtgggggatcgacgtcatagggccaattaatcccaaagcttcaaacggacatcgttttatacttgtggcaattgactacttctcaaagtggattgaagcgagttcatatgccaatgtcacggCGAAGAACGTGGCCGGGTTCTTGCGTCGAGATATCTTTGCCCGATATGGAGCGCCGGAGGCTATAATCATCGACAACGGTTCAAACCTCAACAACAAGGTGGTTGACGAGGTTCTTGGTGAATTTCGCGTCCAGCAtttgaattcttcgccttaccgcccgcagatgaatggtgcggtagaagcggcgaacaagaatatcaagaagattctgTCCAAGACAGCAGAGAATTATCGGGATTGGCATGAGCGGCTCCCCTATGCACCGATGGCATACCGGACGTCGATccgcacttcaaccggggcaactcctttctcgttggtatatggtatggaagcggtgctACCGGTGGAAACAGAGATTCCATCACTCGGGATTCTGTCACGATTGAAACTATCAGAAGCAGAGTGGATTCAACAGAGATATGAACAGTTGAATATGATCGACGAGAAAAGACTgcgggctatctgtcatggtcggtGTTACCAGAAGCGTGTGGCAAAGTCGTTCAATCGTAAAGTTCGTCCTCGGCTTTTCGAGATCGGTGACTTGGtgctgaagaagagattggcatttataccgcacccgggaggcaagttcacgccaaactatgaagggccATATCTGATCAAGAAAGTCCTCCCTGGTGGCGCGTTGATTTTAGGCGAGATGGACGGCCGTGTCCGGTCGAGCCCCGTAAATGCCGATATGGTGAAGAAGtatttcccatgaataaaatTAAAGGCTACGATGGCCTTTTCCTGTGTAGATCCGAGTCATTGTAATTGCAaacatcatgcatatcatgcatacatgcatatcatatttATGTTGCAGATTTAGGTGTGATACTCAACGAATCCGAGCCAAATCACTGGATTAACTTAATCTGGAGCGTCTTAGGTAAAGGAAACCGGCAAGTGACCGACGCCCGAGGCCGCATGGAAAGCCGTGCCCCGCCTCGGTGGgatcgcttaaataaaagcGAAACCCCCATTTGACGCCAACAGCGCCGCAGGCTGGTGGTTGGGGAATGAAGGCGGTCCGGACGCGACCGGGTTCGAACCCCCGGCGATGGCATCCCAGCGAGCCCCATTGTAAAAATGGGGGGGCTCCcttgtaaataaataaaaaaaaaagaaagtaaaaaaaaaaactttttgcactcgtttaattttttgcaataataagaactttttgcccctcttttatttttgcaagaGGAGGAGAGCATTTTTCCCGGAACGAAATCGGGACGACCGGAGTAGCGAGGAACTGTATCGCCATCCATCTTGAG
This sequence is a window from Rhodamnia argentea isolate NSW1041297 chromosome 3, ASM2092103v1, whole genome shotgun sequence. Protein-coding genes within it:
- the LOC125314137 gene encoding uncharacterized protein LOC125314137 gives rise to the protein MVSSRGIEIDPSKVKAICEPRPPSSVKEVRGSLGRLNYVARFISQLSESARPFFKLLKKNAKIVWDIECRTAFLKIQHYPTHSPVPVPPVPGVPLILYPTIHKESLGAVLVRKRPSDGKECAIYYLSKKFSDSKTNYSEVEKTCVALVWVLHGLRQYTLHHQIMLTTECDPINYLLEKPALVGKLAKWQILISEFDVQTMTQKSVKVRAIADMLAENAAGPQAGDEIDPLDDRVLLVTAERWIMYFDGAVNLSGSGTGAVLISPDGQHYPIAAKLLFPCTNNIAEYEARILGLQAAMEMEIRRPEVYGDSALIILRTEGKWKTRDPKLIPYHEFLEDIIEEFDEIAFEYLPRALNRFADALATLSSMFQVTAGSDIEPLRIEILKHSAYSMLIEEEADGEPWYQDIKVYLQTRKFPESSEATDRKYPMKLSSKFFLGSDTLYKRSYDSVLPRCVDAKEANQLMTEIHEASSYANVTAKNVAGFLRRDIFARYGAPEAIIIDNGSNLNNKVVDEVLGMGQFVKSQDPPLARILRRVNTKGQLVFAAQVHLMR